Proteins encoded by one window of Manihot esculenta cultivar AM560-2 chromosome 10, M.esculenta_v8, whole genome shotgun sequence:
- the LOC110624670 gene encoding low affinity inorganic phosphate transporter 8, with protein MADGTKAIFSALDNAKTQLYHFKAIVIAGMGFFTDAYDLFCITAVTKLLGRLYYYDPTLAKAAPGKLPDKVNNAITGVALCGTLLGQLFFGWLGDKLGRKKVYGITLVTMVGCALASGFSFGSTADGVVATLCFFRFWLGFGIGGDYPLSAVIMSEYANQKTRGAFIAAVFAMQGMGILFAGAVATIISKIFKDTFKAPPFSENHILSTQPEADFVWRIVLMIGAIPAALTFYWRMKMPETARYTALVEGNHKKAAADMATVLESDIYIEETGSKPPANPKSTSYGLFSSEFLARHGIHLLGTTSTWFLLDIAFYSLQLTQKDIYPASGLVYKAPVMNALEEMYYISRAMTIIALVATVPGYWFTVLLIDKIGRYIIQLGGFLLMSICMAILGFQYGNVRGEKSKCGANSKHDYCDGNPILFVVLYGLTLFFANFGPNSTTFIVPAELFPARFRSTCHGMSAAAGKAGAILGAFVVQTYTLGGDSKQIKKAIIALAVVNLLGFFFSFLVPETKGRSLEEISGEDRELDGCANENGREHNASSEMT; from the coding sequence ATGGCGGACGGGACCAAAGCCATCTTCTCTGCCCTTGACAATGCTAAGACCCAACTGTACCATTTCAAGGCGATAGTTATTGCCGGTATGGGATTCTTCACTGATGCTTATGATCTCTTCTGCATCACTGCTGTCACCAAGCTCCTAGGCCGCCTATACTACTATGACCCTACCCTGGCTAAAGCTGCCCCTGGTAAGCTCCCGGACAAAGTCAACAATGCTATAACAGGAGTTGCTTTATGTGGAACCTTATTAGGACAACTATTCTTTGGGTGGCTGGGAGATAAGCTCGGTAGGAAGAAAGTTTATGGGATAACTCTAGTTACAATGGTGGGCTGTGCTTTGGCTTCTGGCTTTTCCTTTGGTTCCACAGCTGATGGTGTGGTAGCTACTCTCTGTTTCTTCCGCTTTTGGCTTGGTTTTGGCATTGGAGGGGACTATCCACTCTCTGCCGTAATCATGTCTGAATATGCCAATCAGAAAACCCGAGGAGCCTTCATCGCCGCTGTCTTCGCAATGCAAGGAATGGGAATACTGTTTGCAGGAGCCGTAGCCACAATCATATCCAAGATATTCAAGGATACTTTCAAAGCTCCTCCATTTAGTGAAAACCACATACTATCAACTCAGCCTGAAGCTGATTTTGTTTGGCGGATTGTGCTCATGATAGGTGCAATCCCTGCAGCTTTAACCTTTTACTGGAGAATGAAAATGCCTGAAACTGCTCGGTACACTGCCTTGGTTGAGGGAAACCACAAGAAGGCTGCTGCAGATATGGCGACAGTGCTTGAAAGCGACATTTATATCGAAGAAACAGGCTCCAAGCCTCCTGCTAATCCCAAAAGCACTTCATATGGTCTCTTCTCTTCTGAGTTCCTTGCGAGGCATGGGATTCACCTTCTAGGTACAACTAGCACCTGGTTCTTATTAGATATTGCCTTCTACAGTCTCCAGTTAACCCAGAAAGATATCTACCCTGCAAGTGGACTGGTATATAAGGCCCCAGTAATGAATGCATTGGAAGAGATGTACTATATCTCTAGAGCCATGACCATAATAGCACTGGTTGCAACTGTTCCTGGATACTGGTTCACTGTCTTGCTGATTGACAAGATTGGCAGGTACATAATCCAACTCGGTGGCTTCCTTCTCATGTCGATTTGCATGGCAATTCTTGGATTTCAATATGGGAATGTTAGAGGAGAGAAATCCAAGTGCGGGGCAAATTCCAAACATGATTACTGCGATGGCAACCCCATATTATTCGTGGTTCTCTATGGGCTTACTCTCTTCTTTGCCAACTTTGGACCCAACAGCACAACATTCATAGTCCCAGCAGAGCTGTTCCCTGCAAGATTTCGCTCAACATGCCATGGTATGTCAGCAGCAGCAGGAAAAGCTGGAGCTATTCTAGGTGCATTTGTTGTGCAGACCTACACATTAGGAGGAGATTCGAAGCAAATCAAGAAGGCAATCATTGCACTGGCTGTGGTAAATTTGCTTGggtttttcttctctttcttggTGCCGGAAACAAAAGGCAGGTCGCTTGAGGAAATCTCCGGAGAGGACAGAGAACTAGAT